A genomic region of Oceaniferula marina contains the following coding sequences:
- a CDS encoding tagaturonate reductase yields the protein MKLNRQTAANLPVRPERIIQFGEGNFLRAFVDWIIQHMNEKQNFDASVAVVQPIAQGFADMINDQDGLYHVILEGMKDGEPVREKQLIDCISRCLNPYSEFEAYQQLVESPDVRFVISNTTEAGIQWADGETLDMKPQPSFPGKMTALLHQRYQKFDGASDKGLIVLCCELIEDNGDRLKEMVLKHAKNWGFADDFVGWLENSCAFCSTLVDRIVPGFPRDTIKEIQAELGYEDNLVVVGEHYHNWVVKAPEWVANEFPADKAELNVSFVNEEQQREIRDQKVRILNGSHTGTVAVAYLSGLDAVRETMEDETLGAFVNEMCAEEIVPNIPGDQEYLTQFSKKILERFYNPFIRHEWLTISLNSMSKWETRVLPSLLDAVENNGTLPKRITLSLAALIAFYRGERGDQSYECKDNADILELYAKVWGEYDGSAESLQSLVSTVLAYEENWKRDLNEIPGLTDAVTGHLSSILDQGMLATLKTL from the coding sequence ATGAAACTTAACCGACAAACCGCTGCGAACCTGCCCGTTCGTCCTGAACGTATTATTCAGTTTGGCGAAGGCAACTTTCTCCGTGCCTTTGTGGACTGGATCATCCAGCACATGAATGAGAAGCAGAACTTTGATGCTTCCGTGGCTGTGGTCCAGCCGATTGCCCAAGGGTTTGCCGATATGATTAATGATCAAGATGGTCTTTATCACGTGATCCTCGAAGGCATGAAGGATGGAGAACCTGTTCGTGAGAAGCAGTTGATCGATTGTATCAGCCGTTGCCTGAATCCTTACAGTGAATTTGAAGCTTACCAGCAACTGGTCGAAAGTCCTGATGTCCGTTTTGTGATTTCAAACACGACAGAGGCGGGGATTCAGTGGGCCGACGGCGAAACGCTTGATATGAAGCCTCAGCCGTCTTTCCCTGGTAAGATGACCGCTCTGCTTCACCAACGCTATCAGAAATTCGATGGGGCCAGTGATAAAGGGCTGATAGTTCTCTGCTGTGAGCTGATTGAGGACAATGGTGACCGACTCAAGGAGATGGTTCTGAAGCATGCAAAGAATTGGGGGTTTGCTGATGATTTTGTCGGTTGGCTAGAGAATAGTTGTGCCTTCTGTTCCACCTTGGTTGACCGAATTGTTCCTGGCTTTCCCCGTGATACGATCAAAGAGATCCAGGCTGAACTTGGCTATGAAGACAATCTAGTCGTTGTCGGGGAGCACTACCATAACTGGGTTGTGAAAGCGCCTGAGTGGGTGGCGAATGAGTTTCCTGCCGACAAAGCCGAGCTGAATGTTAGCTTTGTCAATGAAGAGCAGCAGCGCGAAATTCGTGACCAGAAAGTGCGGATTCTGAACGGCTCGCATACAGGTACTGTCGCTGTGGCTTACCTAAGTGGTTTGGATGCAGTGCGTGAAACCATGGAAGATGAAACGCTCGGTGCTTTTGTCAACGAGATGTGTGCCGAGGAAATAGTTCCAAACATTCCAGGCGATCAGGAGTATTTAACTCAGTTTTCCAAGAAAATCCTTGAGCGGTTCTACAACCCGTTCATCCGTCATGAGTGGTTGACTATTTCGTTGAACTCAATGAGCAAATGGGAGACTCGTGTGCTTCCCAGCCTTCTGGATGCCGTAGAGAATAACGGAACGCTGCCCAAGCGTATTACGCTTTCTTTAGCCGCGCTTATTGCCTTTTACCGTGGAGAACGTGGTGATCAAAGTTATGAGTGTAAAGATAATGCTGACATTCTCGAACTCTATGCGAAAGTGTGGGGCGAATATGACGGTTCGGCCGAAAGTCTTCAAT